In Silene latifolia isolate original U9 population chromosome X, ASM4854445v1, whole genome shotgun sequence, the following proteins share a genomic window:
- the LOC141621202 gene encoding uncharacterized protein LOC141621202 isoform X2, protein MTTEKQMMWEQQPTQVSKMKNSGAMSFIGSPTSDDKDDEMSRSVLSSFRAKEEEIEKKKMAVRDRVEAQLGRVEEESKRLAEIREELEALQDPMRKEVALLRKRIDTVNKELKPLGITCQKKMVGESEKLRMKKLEELSKHIESLK, encoded by the exons ATGACAACAGAGAAGCAAATGATGTGGGAACAGCAACCAACCCAAGTGAGCAAAATGAAAAATTCAGGTGCAATGAGTTTCATTGGTAGTCCTACTTCAGACGACAAGGATGACGAGATGTCTCGGTCTGTGTTATCGTCTTTTAGagcaaaagaagaagaaatcgaGAAGAAGAAGATGGCGGTTAGAGATCGCGTTGAGGCTCAGTTAGGCCGTGTTGAAGAAGAGTCTAAACGCCTTGCAGAAATTCGTGAG GAACTTGAGGCTTTACAAGACCCAATGAGGAAGGAAGTTGCGCTTTTGAGAAAGAGGATTGATACGGTTAATAAAGAGCTCAAGCCTCTTGGAATAACATGCCAGAAAAAG ATGGTGGGTGAAAGTGAGAAGCTAAGAATGAAGAAGTTGGAAGAGCTTAGCAAGCACATTGAATCATTAAAATAA
- the LOC141621202 gene encoding uncharacterized protein LOC141621202 isoform X1, protein MTTEKQMMWEQQPTQVSKMKNSGAMSFIGSPTSDDKDDEMSRSVLSSFRAKEEEIEKKKMAVRDRVEAQLGRVEEESKRLAEIREELEALQDPMRKEVALLRKRIDTVNKELKPLGITCQKKEREYKELLDAFNEKSKEKALLVAKLMEMVGESEKLRMKKLEELSKHIESLK, encoded by the exons ATGACAACAGAGAAGCAAATGATGTGGGAACAGCAACCAACCCAAGTGAGCAAAATGAAAAATTCAGGTGCAATGAGTTTCATTGGTAGTCCTACTTCAGACGACAAGGATGACGAGATGTCTCGGTCTGTGTTATCGTCTTTTAGagcaaaagaagaagaaatcgaGAAGAAGAAGATGGCGGTTAGAGATCGCGTTGAGGCTCAGTTAGGCCGTGTTGAAGAAGAGTCTAAACGCCTTGCAGAAATTCGTGAG GAACTTGAGGCTTTACAAGACCCAATGAGGAAGGAAGTTGCGCTTTTGAGAAAGAGGATTGATACGGTTAATAAAGAGCTCAAGCCTCTTGGAATAACATGCCAGAAAAAG GAAAGAGAATACAAAGAACTCCTAGATGCATTCAATGAAAAGAGCAAGGAAAAAGCTCTACTAGTTGCAAAATTAATGGAG ATGGTGGGTGAAAGTGAGAAGCTAAGAATGAAGAAGTTGGAAGAGCTTAGCAAGCACATTGAATCATTAAAATAA